A single window of Scomber scombrus chromosome 12, fScoSco1.1, whole genome shotgun sequence DNA harbors:
- the pyroxd2 gene encoding pyridine nucleotide-disulfide oxidoreductase domain-containing protein 2 encodes MAATVWTDRGRRAVTAVRTVSRSRSSSNHTALKSQYDALVIGGGHNGLVAAAYLQKGGVKTAVLERRHLLGGAAVSEELFPGFHFSRCSYLLSLLRPHIYADLELKKHGLKVYMRDPHAFTPILEEGVGGAPPRSLTLGADLTMNLKEISKFSQKDAKAYPAFIEHLDKLAAAIHPLLDAPPVNIPGVTAGSLRTRLAAAKTLMPIVKCGLKLGRNIPDFYEIVTAPIMKILNRWFESEPLRATLATDAVIGAMTSPHNPGSGYVLLHHVMGELEKEKGSWGYVEGGMGGVSKAIASAARSYGVDIFTEKDVGQVLVGADGAAGGVVLKDGTEIHSKVVLSNATPYVTFKKLMPQGALPPEFIKAVDQIDYTSPVTKINVAIDKLPNFLALPTPNDKPGPHHQCSIHLNCESVDVLETAYKEAMNGRPSARPMLEMTIPSVLDPTLAPPGCHVVSLFTQYTPYHIDGKEWTDQDREAYADTAFDWVEKYAPGFKKSVVGRDILAPPDLERIFGLTGGNIFHGSMSLDQLYLARPLPSLSDYRSPIKGLYLCGSGCHPGGGVMGSPGWNAALIAMADLKRR; translated from the exons ATGGCTGCAACGGTGTGGACTGATCGGGGACGGAGAGCTGTGACTGCAGTGCGGACAGTGTCCAGGTCCAGATCCAGTTCCAATCACACCGCTTTAAAATCCCAGTATGACGCGCTGGTCATCGGTGGAG GGCACAATGGACTGGTGGCA gctgcCTATCTTCAGAAGGGAGGAGTGAAGACAGCAGTGTTGGAGCGCAGACATTTGCTGGGAggagcagctgtgtcagaggaGCTGTTCCCTG GTTTCCACTTCTCCAGGTGTTCCTACTTACTCAGTTTGTTACGACCCCATATATACGCAGACTTGGAGCTCAAG AAACATGGGCTAAAGGTGTATATGCGGGACCCCCATGCTTTCACCCCCATTTTGGAGGAGGGAGTGGGGGGTGCCCCACCAAGGTCTCTCACCCTGGGCGCAGATCTCACCATGAACCTGAAGGAGATTAGCAAATTTTCACAGAAGGATGCAAAG GCTTATCCAGCTTTTATTGAACACCTTGACAAGCTAGCTGCAGCTATCCACCCTCTTCTGGATGCCCCTCCTGTAAACATTCCAGGTGTCACTGCCGGATCACTGAGGACGAGGCTGGCAGCAGCTAAAACACTTATGCCAATTGTCAAATGCG GTCTGAAATTGGGCAGAAACATTCCAGACTTTTATGAGATTGTAACTGCACCAATAATGAAG atcCTTAATAGGTGGTTTGAGTCTGAGCCATTGAGAGCAACATTGGCTACTGACGCTGTGATTGGAGCCATGACCAGTCCCCATAATCCTGGTAGTGG GTATGTGCTTTTGCACCATGTGATGGGAGAGttggagaaggagaagggaTCGTGGGGTTATGTGGAGGGAGGCATGGGAGGCGTGTCCAAGGCTATTGCTAGTGCTGCTCGATCCTATGGTGTAGACATTTTCACTGAGAAG GATGTAGGACAGGTCCTGGTTGGGGCTGATGGTGCTGCTGGAGGAGTGGTGCTGAAAGACGGTACTGAGATCCACAGTAAAGTTGTTCTTTCAAATGCAACCCCATACGTCACCTTCAAGAAGCTCATGCCACAG ggTGCCCTTCCTCCAGAGTTCATTAAAGCTGTTGATCAGATAGATTACACCTCACCTGTCACCAAAATCAATG TGGCCATAGACAAGCTACCAAACTTCCTAGCATTACCCACACCAAATGATAAACCTGGACCGCACCATCAGTGCTCCATTCATCTCAACTGTGAAAGTGTGGACGTACTGGAGACTGCTTACAAAGAGGCCATGAATGGACGTCCTTCAGCAAG GCCCATGCTTGAAATGACCATCCCCTCTGTGCTGGATCCTACTCTAGCTCCCCCTGGCTGTCACGTGGTGTCCCTGTTCACCCAATACACCCCCTACCACATCGATGGCAAGGAGTGGACAGACCAGGACAGAGAGGCCTACGCAGACACTG CATTTGACTGGGTGGAGAAATATGCCCCGGGGTTCAAAAAGTCAGTGGTGGGAAGAGACATCCTGGCTCCGCCAGACCTGGAGAGGATCTTTGGGCTCACTGGAGGG AATATCTTCCATGGATCAATGTCATTGGACCAACTCTACCTAGCACGACCTTTGCCCTCTCTCTCAGACTATCGTTCACCAATAAAAGGACTGTATCTATGTGGCAGTGGCTGTCATCCAG